Proteins found in one Microbacterium sp. LWS13-1.2 genomic segment:
- a CDS encoding helix-turn-helix domain-containing protein has product MTESGTGRRGSYAKGVAKREEILTRALDVIAREGYRGASVKELADAVGLSQAGLLHYFDSKEDLFTEILRKRDEIDSLDQGLGVDLEHGAPRVEDAEQGDIRAGFLGVIGHNADVPGLVHLFARLSVDAADPEHPAHQFFLARGKNLRGSFAAAIAAQQAAGRLDSRIEPEALARIFQAVADGMQVQWILEPDVDMAATVGALFDLLTPEKP; this is encoded by the coding sequence ATGACCGAGAGCGGTACCGGACGACGCGGCTCCTACGCCAAGGGCGTCGCGAAGCGGGAGGAGATCCTCACGCGCGCCCTCGACGTGATCGCCCGCGAGGGCTACCGCGGCGCGTCGGTGAAGGAGCTCGCGGATGCCGTGGGCCTCAGCCAGGCCGGACTCCTGCACTACTTCGACAGCAAGGAGGATCTCTTCACCGAGATCCTGCGCAAGCGCGACGAGATCGACTCGCTCGACCAGGGCCTGGGAGTCGATCTCGAGCACGGCGCCCCGCGGGTCGAGGACGCCGAGCAGGGCGACATCCGCGCGGGCTTTCTCGGCGTCATCGGCCACAACGCCGACGTCCCCGGCCTGGTGCATCTCTTCGCACGGCTGTCGGTCGACGCGGCGGATCCGGAGCACCCCGCGCACCAGTTCTTCCTCGCGCGCGGCAAGAACCTGCGCGGATCCTTCGCGGCGGCGATCGCCGCCCAGCAAGCGGCGGGCAGGCTCGACAGCCGCATCGAACCCGAGGCGCTCGCCCGCATCTTCCAGGCGGTCGCGGACGGCATGCAGGTGCAGTGGATACTGGAGCCCGACGTCGACATGGCCGCGACCGTCGGCGCCCTGTTCGACTTGCTCACGCCGGAGAAGCCATGA
- a CDS encoding biotin/lipoate A/B protein ligase family protein, with translation MHGEYKVPGGKLVVVDLEERDGRIADFHLAGDFFLEPDDALDDIDAAVNGLPIEADVAAIAAAVRSALPSGAQLLGFTPEAVGTAVRRALVTAPGWHDFDWEIVHDKPVSPRMNLALDEVLTGRVGDGRRRPTLRIWEWDENAVVIGSFQSLRNEVDPDGAAKHGFDVVRRISGGGAMLMGANSIVTYSLYVPASLVAGLTFADSYAFLDDWVLQALRTLGIDATYQPLNDIASPQGKIGGAAQKRLANGGVLHHATLSYDMDGRVMTEVLRIGREKLSDKGTTSADKRVDPLRRQTGLPREAIIAKLAETFQNLYGAVAGHITDDEYAEAEALVESKFATDAWLRRVP, from the coding sequence ATGCACGGCGAATACAAGGTGCCCGGCGGAAAGCTCGTCGTCGTCGACCTCGAGGAGCGCGACGGCCGCATCGCGGACTTCCACCTCGCGGGCGACTTCTTCCTGGAGCCGGACGATGCGCTCGACGACATCGACGCCGCGGTGAACGGACTGCCGATCGAGGCGGACGTCGCGGCCATCGCCGCCGCCGTGCGGTCCGCGCTTCCGAGCGGGGCGCAGCTGCTGGGCTTCACGCCTGAAGCGGTCGGCACCGCCGTACGCCGCGCCCTCGTCACCGCCCCCGGCTGGCACGACTTCGATTGGGAGATCGTCCACGACAAGCCGGTCTCGCCGCGCATGAACCTGGCGCTCGACGAGGTGCTCACCGGCCGCGTCGGCGACGGCCGGCGGCGCCCGACGCTGCGGATCTGGGAGTGGGACGAGAACGCCGTCGTGATCGGCTCGTTCCAGTCGCTGCGTAACGAGGTCGACCCCGACGGGGCCGCGAAGCACGGCTTCGACGTCGTGCGCCGCATCTCGGGCGGCGGCGCGATGCTCATGGGCGCCAACTCGATCGTCACGTACTCGCTGTACGTGCCCGCATCACTGGTCGCCGGTCTGACGTTCGCGGACTCGTACGCGTTCCTCGACGACTGGGTGCTGCAGGCGCTGCGGACCCTCGGCATCGACGCCACGTACCAGCCGCTTAACGACATCGCCTCGCCCCAGGGCAAGATCGGCGGCGCCGCGCAGAAGCGCCTCGCGAACGGGGGAGTGCTGCACCACGCGACCCTCAGCTACGACATGGACGGCAGGGTCATGACCGAGGTGCTGCGCATCGGCCGCGAGAAGCTCAGCGACAAGGGGACGACGTCGGCCGACAAACGCGTGGACCCGCTGCGCCGTCAGACCGGTCTTCCCCGCGAGGCGATCATCGCCAAGCTCGCGGAGACGTTCCAGAACCTCTACGGCGCCGTCGCCGGTCACATCACCGACGACGAGTACGCCGAGGCCGAGGCGCTCGTGGAGTCCAAGTTCGCGACCGACGCGTGGCTGCGCCGGGTCCCGTGA
- a CDS encoding glycoside hydrolase family 3 C-terminal domain-containing protein — MSIPDVTELTLEEKASLTSGASFWYTKPVERVGVPAIMVTDGPHGLRKQREGGDHLGIGDSVPATCFPPAVGLGSSWDVELIHRVGEALGAETSIENVAVLLGPGINIKRSPLCGRNFEYLSEDPIVSGVLGAAIVNGIQSQGVGTSLKHFAANNQENDRMRSSSDVDPRPLREIYLRGFQRVVEDAQPWTVMCSYNRINGVYASEDPWLLTQVLRDEWGFEGLVVSDWGAVNERVPGLAAGMDLEMPSSNGVTDAQIVAAVQDGSLDESVVDVAAGRVLDLVRKATDGAGAIAGPLDVDAHHALAREAAGRSIVLLKNDGVLPLAKNARLAVIGEFAAKPRFQGAGSSMINPTRLDTALDEIRALAAGEVAYAQGFSNALDVSDDQTAALRAEAVAAASAADVAVVFLGLPARLESEGYDRDDIDLPAAQLALLDAVLAANANTVVVLSNGGVVALPFADRVPAILEGWLLGQAGGGATADVLFGAVNPSAKLTETIPVRLEDTPAFLDFPGEFSHTRYGEGLFVGYRWYDARRLEVGFPFGHGLSYTTFSYADAAAVVDADGDVAVTVAVTNTGDRAGREVVQVYTSLADSAVQRAPRELKAFASVALEPGETQVVTLTVRRKDLAYWDVRADRWVVEGGEYAVDIAASSRDIRSSVSVAVDGDAFTLPLSRTSSMGEVLAHPIAGPIVQAAMAQMLGGVSDSAASIMPEGVDMSKMMESFPVGRIGMMGALAGDGEGVGPEMIDGLIAMANAGGAPQQV; from the coding sequence ATGAGCATCCCCGATGTCACGGAACTGACCCTCGAAGAGAAGGCGTCGCTGACCAGCGGCGCGAGCTTCTGGTACACCAAGCCCGTCGAGCGAGTGGGCGTGCCCGCGATCATGGTCACCGACGGCCCGCACGGCCTGCGCAAGCAGCGCGAGGGCGGTGACCACCTGGGCATCGGCGACAGCGTGCCCGCCACCTGCTTCCCGCCGGCCGTCGGCCTCGGCTCGTCGTGGGACGTCGAGCTCATCCACCGCGTCGGCGAGGCGCTGGGCGCCGAGACGTCGATCGAGAACGTCGCGGTGCTGCTCGGCCCCGGCATCAACATCAAGCGCTCGCCGCTGTGCGGCCGCAACTTCGAGTACCTCTCCGAGGACCCGATCGTCTCGGGTGTGCTGGGCGCCGCGATCGTGAACGGCATCCAGTCGCAGGGCGTGGGCACCTCGCTCAAGCACTTCGCGGCCAATAACCAGGAGAACGACCGCATGCGGTCCTCGTCCGACGTCGACCCGCGCCCGCTGCGGGAGATCTACCTGCGCGGGTTCCAGCGGGTCGTCGAGGACGCCCAGCCCTGGACCGTGATGTGCTCGTACAACCGCATCAACGGCGTGTACGCCTCGGAGGACCCGTGGCTGCTCACCCAGGTGCTGCGCGACGAGTGGGGCTTCGAGGGTCTCGTGGTCTCGGACTGGGGTGCGGTCAACGAGCGCGTGCCGGGCCTCGCCGCCGGCATGGACCTCGAGATGCCGTCATCCAACGGCGTCACCGACGCGCAGATCGTCGCGGCGGTGCAGGACGGCTCGCTCGACGAGTCGGTGGTGGATGTCGCGGCCGGGCGTGTGCTCGACCTCGTGCGCAAGGCGACCGACGGTGCCGGCGCCATCGCGGGACCGCTCGACGTCGACGCCCACCACGCGCTCGCGCGGGAGGCCGCCGGCCGCTCCATCGTTCTCCTCAAGAACGACGGGGTCCTGCCGCTGGCGAAGAACGCGAGGCTCGCCGTGATCGGCGAGTTCGCCGCGAAGCCGCGCTTCCAGGGCGCGGGTTCGTCGATGATCAACCCGACGCGCCTCGACACCGCGCTCGACGAGATCCGCGCGCTCGCCGCCGGTGAGGTCGCCTACGCGCAGGGGTTCAGCAACGCGCTCGACGTCTCGGACGACCAGACCGCGGCGCTGCGCGCGGAGGCGGTGGCCGCGGCATCCGCTGCCGACGTGGCCGTCGTGTTCCTGGGACTGCCCGCCCGTCTCGAGTCCGAGGGCTACGACCGCGACGACATCGACCTGCCCGCCGCGCAGCTCGCCCTGCTGGACGCGGTGCTCGCGGCGAACGCGAACACCGTCGTGGTGCTCTCGAACGGCGGCGTCGTGGCGCTGCCGTTCGCCGACCGCGTGCCGGCGATCCTGGAGGGCTGGCTGCTCGGTCAGGCCGGCGGCGGTGCGACCGCCGACGTGCTGTTCGGCGCCGTCAATCCGTCGGCCAAGCTGACCGAGACGATCCCGGTGCGGCTCGAGGACACCCCGGCGTTCCTCGACTTCCCCGGCGAGTTCTCGCACACCCGCTACGGCGAGGGCCTCTTCGTCGGCTACCGCTGGTACGACGCGCGCCGTCTCGAGGTAGGGTTCCCCTTCGGCCACGGACTGTCGTATACGACGTTCTCTTACGCGGATGCCGCGGCGGTCGTCGACGCGGACGGCGACGTCGCGGTGACCGTTGCCGTCACCAACACCGGCGATCGCGCCGGCCGCGAGGTCGTGCAGGTCTACACGTCGCTCGCGGACTCGGCGGTGCAGCGTGCGCCGCGCGAGCTCAAGGCGTTCGCCTCGGTCGCGCTCGAGCCGGGCGAGACCCAGGTGGTCACGCTCACGGTGCGCCGCAAGGATCTCGCCTACTGGGACGTCCGCGCCGACCGCTGGGTCGTCGAGGGCGGCGAGTACGCCGTCGACATCGCGGCGTCGAGCCGCGACATCCGCTCGTCCGTGTCGGTGGCGGTCGACGGCGACGCGTTCACGCTGCCGCTGTCGCGCACGTCGTCGATGGGCGAGGTGCTGGCTCACCCGATCGCCGGGCCGATCGTGCAGGCCGCGATGGCCCAGATGCTCGGCGGCGTCAGCGACAGCGCGGCGTCGATCATGCCCGAGGGCGTCGACATGTCCAAGATGATGGAGTCGTTCCCGGTCGGCCGCATCGGCATGATGGGCGCCCTCGCGGGCGACGGCGAGGGTGTCGGCCCCGAGATGATCGACGGCCTCATCGCGATGGCGAACGCCGGCGGCGCGCCGCAGCAGGTCTGA
- a CDS encoding LLM class F420-dependent oxidoreductase, giving the protein MRFGTFIPQGWRFDLVGIDPSEHWAVMKGLAERADAGAWESLWVYDHFHTTPVPSEEATHEAWTLMAAFAASTHRIRLGQMCTCMGYRNPAYLAKVAATVDIVSGGRTEMGIGGGWYEHEWEAYGYGFPPVPERLRMLREGVDIMQQAWTTGRATLDGKHYQVDGALVQPLPLQNGGIPIWVAGGGEKVTLKIAAKYASYTNFAGSLDDIDRKSAILREHCDALGRDFSEITRSSNFNTIVGATEAEAHERLAAVKARVLPFVGQERADQIEHDYVSSPAFGAVEQVVERLAERERHGITYAIHYFPEAAYDLSGIELFEREVLAALA; this is encoded by the coding sequence ATGCGCTTCGGTACCTTCATCCCCCAAGGCTGGCGATTCGATCTGGTCGGCATCGACCCCTCCGAGCACTGGGCGGTGATGAAAGGGCTGGCAGAGCGCGCCGACGCCGGTGCGTGGGAGTCGCTGTGGGTCTACGACCACTTCCACACGACGCCCGTGCCGAGCGAGGAGGCGACGCACGAGGCATGGACGCTGATGGCGGCGTTCGCGGCGTCGACCCACCGCATCCGCCTCGGCCAGATGTGCACGTGCATGGGCTACCGCAATCCCGCCTACCTTGCGAAGGTCGCCGCGACCGTCGACATCGTCTCGGGCGGCCGCACCGAGATGGGCATCGGCGGCGGCTGGTACGAGCACGAGTGGGAGGCGTACGGCTACGGCTTCCCGCCGGTTCCGGAACGGCTGCGGATGCTGCGCGAAGGCGTCGACATCATGCAGCAGGCGTGGACCACCGGCCGCGCCACCCTCGACGGGAAGCACTACCAGGTCGACGGCGCCCTCGTGCAGCCGCTGCCCCTCCAGAACGGTGGCATCCCCATCTGGGTCGCCGGCGGCGGCGAGAAGGTGACGCTCAAGATCGCGGCGAAGTACGCGTCGTACACGAACTTCGCCGGCTCGCTCGACGACATCGACCGCAAGAGCGCGATCCTCCGCGAGCACTGCGACGCCCTCGGCCGCGACTTCTCGGAGATCACCCGCAGCTCGAACTTCAACACGATCGTCGGCGCGACCGAGGCCGAGGCCCACGAGCGTCTCGCGGCAGTCAAGGCTCGGGTCCTCCCGTTCGTCGGGCAGGAGCGCGCCGACCAGATCGAGCACGACTACGTGAGCTCGCCCGCCTTCGGCGCGGTCGAGCAGGTGGTCGAGCGTCTCGCCGAGCGCGAGCGGCACGGCATCACCTACGCGATCCACTACTTCCCCGAGGCGGCCTATGACCTCTCGGGCATCGAGCTCTTCGAGCGCGAAGTGCTGGCCGCGCTGGCCTGA
- a CDS encoding site-specific DNA-methyltransferase yields the protein MHEGDNLEVIRRLPDASFTLIYLDPPFNTGRPQERSIETARSRHPSPSLSPDVPAHSLSARPQRADETVGDFHGLGDPVGSRGVGGAGAPPIAAGVVRRGFHGREYERIRGDLRAYDDRFDDYWGFLEPRLLEAWRLLAEDGTLYLHLDYREAHYAKVLMDALVGRERFLNELIWAYDYGAKTRKRWPTKHDTILVYVKDPKAYWFDSDAVDREPYMAPGLVTPEKAERGKLPTDVWWHTIVPTTGREKTGYPTQKPEGILRRIVQASSRPGDRVLDFFAGSGTTGAVASALGRDAVLVDHNPEAIAVMRERMPHARVSGVEDEQTLP from the coding sequence ATCCACGAGGGCGACAATCTCGAGGTCATCCGGCGGCTGCCCGACGCCTCCTTCACCCTGATCTACCTCGACCCGCCGTTCAACACCGGCCGCCCGCAGGAGCGCTCGATCGAGACCGCCAGGTCGCGGCATCCGTCCCCCTCCCTATCACCCGACGTCCCCGCCCACTCCCTCTCGGCGAGACCCCAGCGGGCGGACGAGACGGTGGGGGATTTCCACGGTCTCGGCGACCCGGTGGGGTCTCGCGGGGTGGGTGGTGCGGGAGCGCCACCGATCGCAGCCGGCGTCGTGCGGCGCGGGTTCCATGGTCGCGAGTACGAGCGCATCCGCGGCGACCTGCGGGCCTACGACGACCGGTTCGACGACTACTGGGGCTTCCTCGAGCCGCGGCTGCTCGAGGCCTGGCGCCTGCTCGCCGAGGACGGCACGCTGTACCTGCATCTCGACTACCGCGAGGCGCATTACGCCAAGGTGCTGATGGACGCGCTGGTCGGGCGCGAGCGCTTCCTCAACGAGCTCATCTGGGCCTATGACTACGGCGCCAAGACGCGCAAGCGCTGGCCCACCAAGCACGACACGATCCTCGTGTACGTCAAGGATCCGAAGGCGTACTGGTTCGACTCGGATGCCGTGGACCGCGAGCCCTACATGGCGCCGGGGCTGGTCACGCCCGAGAAGGCCGAGCGCGGCAAGCTCCCGACCGACGTCTGGTGGCACACGATCGTGCCGACGACCGGGCGCGAGAAGACGGGCTACCCGACGCAGAAGCCCGAGGGCATCCTGCGACGGATCGTGCAGGCCTCATCGCGCCCGGGGGACCGGGTGCTCGACTTCTTCGCGGGCAGCGGCACCACGGGTGCGGTGGCGTCGGCGCTCGGCCGCGACGCCGTCCTCGTCGATCACAACCCCGAGGCGATCGCCGTCATGCGCGAGCGGATGCCGCACGCCCGCGTTTCGGGCGTGGAGGACGAGCAAACGCTTCCCTAG
- a CDS encoding glycoside hydrolase family 6 protein yields the protein MSQCIAYATQVNAGDFGSCGNQYWNGGPATDWQGVGMSPYGEWSADAADPALNTSGVDSRYAAILGDVEATTRFVIDTSRNGLGPWDHEGQYGDTHEDWCNPPDRGLGTRPDTTTGTPLVDAYLWIKVPGESDGKCYRGTAGPLDPERGMEDPAAGQWFVEQARELIALANPPLAPLDCHVEWVADGDEDAFSATVRLSGVVADRWTLAFAVPDGQIVTKATRATVTQADGIVTVSGATKKGGKAPDTVIHAKGAASTPWQFLLDGRACTS from the coding sequence GTGTCGCAGTGCATCGCCTACGCCACGCAGGTCAACGCGGGCGACTTCGGCTCGTGCGGCAACCAGTACTGGAACGGCGGCCCCGCGACCGATTGGCAAGGTGTGGGCATGTCGCCGTACGGCGAATGGAGCGCGGATGCCGCCGACCCGGCGCTCAACACCAGCGGCGTCGACTCGCGCTACGCGGCGATCCTCGGCGATGTGGAGGCCACCACGCGCTTCGTCATCGACACCAGCCGCAACGGCCTCGGGCCCTGGGACCACGAAGGCCAGTACGGCGACACGCACGAAGACTGGTGCAACCCGCCGGACCGCGGCCTGGGCACCCGCCCCGACACGACGACGGGTACGCCCCTCGTGGACGCATACCTGTGGATCAAGGTGCCGGGCGAATCCGACGGCAAGTGCTACCGCGGCACGGCGGGCCCGCTCGATCCGGAGCGCGGCATGGAGGACCCCGCGGCAGGTCAGTGGTTCGTCGAGCAGGCGCGCGAGCTCATCGCTTTGGCCAACCCGCCGCTTGCGCCGCTCGACTGCCACGTCGAGTGGGTCGCCGACGGCGACGAGGATGCGTTCTCGGCGACGGTGCGCCTGTCGGGCGTCGTCGCCGACCGGTGGACGCTCGCGTTCGCCGTGCCCGACGGGCAGATCGTGACGAAGGCCACGCGCGCGACCGTCACCCAGGCCGACGGCATCGTGACCGTCAGCGGCGCGACCAAGAAGGGCGGCAAGGCGCCCGACACGGTGATCCACGCGAAGGGCGCGGCGAGCACGCCGTGGCAGTTCCTTCTCGACGGGCGGGCCTGCACCTCATAG
- a CDS encoding carboxylesterase family protein has translation MNPTPPPAAAGTSPAVSAPSSPDTATTRYVEADTVTGRVRGLWRGEPGSGGSAAFLGIPFAKAPVGALRFEAPVPPEPWEGVRDALEFGATAQRGDAGITLIPEPSVPGNATLNVNVFTPVPGVVDTALPVLVWIHGGGYVSGSPASPWYDGLAFNRDGVVTVTISYRLGFDGFGHIDGAPSNRGVRDWLAALQWVQDNIARFGGDPSHVTIAGQSAGGGAVLRLLAMPAAQHLFHSVWALSGALADVSSERARTASARLARLAGVAPTREGFASVPEETLHALQSKAVEPESADRLAGVRGLLDDGLSWGPMIDGDLVPDPTIAALRSGAGADKPLVLGTTDDEFTMVLDSAQRKLRFIPAGQALAKLDVPRDRRRAYLTDNAAQRRKGTAAVLGRYVTDVVFRSTVVKVADARGAAPTWVYRFSWPSPTRRWALHCLDVPFWFDCLDEPHVAAIAGDAPPRRLSDAIHGAAVALIRGDAPGWRAWSDAPGTTRVFGGAASAPDVIADGYRSVRTLV, from the coding sequence ATGAACCCCACGCCCCCGCCGGCAGCTGCCGGCACGTCGCCCGCAGTCTCCGCGCCTTCGAGCCCAGACACGGCGACGACGCGTTACGTGGAGGCCGACACCGTCACGGGAAGGGTTCGCGGCCTCTGGCGGGGCGAACCCGGATCGGGCGGATCGGCCGCGTTCCTCGGCATTCCGTTCGCGAAGGCCCCGGTCGGGGCACTGCGATTCGAGGCGCCCGTGCCGCCCGAACCATGGGAGGGTGTGCGGGACGCACTCGAGTTCGGTGCGACCGCGCAGCGCGGCGACGCGGGGATCACCCTCATTCCGGAGCCGTCCGTGCCCGGCAACGCGACGCTCAACGTCAACGTGTTCACGCCCGTTCCGGGCGTGGTGGATACCGCGCTCCCTGTTCTCGTCTGGATCCACGGCGGGGGCTACGTCTCCGGGTCTCCGGCGAGCCCCTGGTACGACGGCCTCGCTTTCAACCGCGACGGCGTCGTCACGGTGACGATCTCGTATCGCCTCGGCTTCGACGGATTCGGGCACATCGACGGCGCACCGTCGAACCGTGGCGTGCGGGACTGGCTCGCCGCATTGCAGTGGGTGCAGGACAACATCGCGAGATTCGGGGGCGACCCGTCGCACGTCACGATCGCGGGGCAGTCCGCCGGCGGAGGCGCGGTGCTCCGACTGCTCGCAATGCCCGCCGCGCAGCATCTGTTCCATTCCGTGTGGGCGCTGTCGGGCGCACTGGCGGACGTCTCGTCCGAGCGTGCTCGCACCGCATCGGCGAGGCTCGCTCGTCTCGCCGGCGTCGCGCCGACGCGCGAGGGCTTCGCCTCCGTACCGGAGGAGACCCTGCACGCCCTCCAGTCGAAGGCTGTCGAGCCCGAATCGGCCGATCGCCTCGCCGGTGTGCGAGGGCTGCTGGACGACGGGCTCTCGTGGGGTCCGATGATCGACGGCGACCTCGTCCCCGATCCCACGATCGCCGCGCTGCGCTCCGGCGCGGGGGCCGACAAGCCCCTCGTGCTCGGCACGACGGACGACGAGTTCACGATGGTGCTCGACTCGGCCCAGCGCAAGCTCCGGTTCATCCCCGCGGGCCAGGCACTTGCGAAGCTCGACGTGCCCCGCGATCGCCGACGCGCCTACCTCACCGACAATGCGGCACAGCGCCGCAAGGGGACGGCAGCGGTCCTCGGCCGCTACGTCACCGACGTGGTCTTCCGCTCGACGGTCGTGAAGGTCGCCGACGCGCGCGGGGCCGCACCGACGTGGGTGTACCGCTTCTCCTGGCCCTCGCCGACCCGGCGGTGGGCGCTGCACTGCCTGGACGTGCCGTTCTGGTTCGACTGCCTCGACGAGCCTCATGTGGCCGCGATCGCCGGCGACGCTCCCCCGCGGCGACTCTCCGACGCGATCCACGGCGCCGCGGTCGCCCTCATCCGGGGCGACGCCCCCGGGTGGCGCGCCTGGTCGGACGCACCCGGGACGACACGCGTGTTCGGAGGCGCGGCATCCGCTCCCGATGTCATCGCCGACGGCTACCGCAGCGTCCGCACCCTCGTCTGA